Proteins co-encoded in one Longimicrobiaceae bacterium genomic window:
- a CDS encoding ABC transporter ATP-binding protein, producing MIRLEDVVKEYSAPPWRAASGRVRALDGVSLEVPPGTALGIIGPNGAGKSTLIRLLLGFLRPTSGEVGVGGIPAREYVERHGIGYVPESVAIPRRWTVRGALGAFAALGEVPAAGERIDGVLDALGLEGLAGRRVGALSKGNLQKLAIAQALLGPRKLLLLDEPLNGLDPVWVARLRDILTAWRAEDPERTLLVVSHNLREVERAADRVAVLAGGRIRAELELRSLPAGGLEGWLHRVLADEEAA from the coding sequence ATGATCCGCCTCGAGGACGTCGTGAAGGAGTACTCCGCCCCGCCCTGGCGCGCAGCCTCGGGGCGGGTGCGGGCGCTGGACGGGGTCTCGCTGGAGGTCCCCCCCGGCACCGCGCTGGGGATCATCGGGCCCAACGGGGCGGGGAAGAGCACGCTGATCCGCCTGCTGCTGGGCTTCCTCCGCCCCACCTCCGGCGAGGTGGGCGTCGGCGGAATCCCCGCGCGCGAGTACGTGGAGCGGCACGGGATCGGGTACGTCCCGGAGTCGGTCGCCATCCCGCGGCGGTGGACGGTGCGGGGTGCGCTGGGCGCCTTCGCCGCGCTGGGGGAGGTGCCGGCCGCGGGGGAGCGCATCGACGGGGTGCTGGACGCGCTGGGACTGGAGGGGCTCGCCGGGAGGCGGGTGGGGGCGCTGTCGAAGGGGAACCTGCAGAAGCTCGCGATCGCGCAGGCGCTGCTGGGCCCGCGCAAGCTCCTCCTCCTGGACGAGCCGCTGAACGGGCTGGACCCGGTGTGGGTGGCGCGCCTCCGCGACATCCTGACGGCGTGGCGGGCGGAGGACCCGGAGCGAACCCTCCTGGTGGTGTCGCACAACCTCCGGGAGGTGGAGCGCGCCGCGGACCGGGTGGCGGTGCTCGCCGGGGGGAGGATCCGCGCGGAGCTGGAGCTGCGCAGTCTTCCGGCGGGGGGGCTGGAGGGGTGGCTGCACCGCGTCCTGGCGGACGAGGAGGCCGCATGA